Proteins from a single region of Desulfobacter postgatei 2ac9:
- a CDS encoding DUF721 domain-containing protein, whose amino-acid sequence MNKKTGTSHLTHISDILSKALSKYKPPQETEITQIWKIWDLSLGTSIAQNAKPDTFKNGQLQVIVSSSVWIHQLKFLEKEMIANLNARLNTALITHLRFKIGEIHY is encoded by the coding sequence AAAAAAACAGGTACAAGCCATCTGACTCATATCAGCGACATATTGTCGAAGGCTTTGTCAAAATACAAACCACCCCAGGAAACGGAAATCACGCAGATATGGAAAATATGGGATCTATCATTAGGAACCTCCATTGCGCAGAATGCCAAACCTGATACATTTAAGAACGGTCAATTACAGGTAATAGTATCAAGCTCGGTATGGATACACCAACTCAAATTCCTTGAAAAAGAGATGATTGCGAACTTGAATGCACGACTGAACACGGCCTTAATCACACATCTACGGTTTAAAATTGGAGAAATACACTACTGA